TAGGCGCCGGCCGCGAAAAGGCCGGCCTGCCCGAGCGACTTCTGCCCGGCATAGCCCAGCAGCACGTTCATGCCGGAGGCGCAGAGGAAGAAGATGCCGATGTTGAAGAGGATGCGAAGGTAGAAGTCGTTGGTGACGACCCCGGCCAGGACGGCCGCCGCGCCCGCGACGAGAGCGGCGATGAGAGCATGGCGCATGGGCGTCACACCTTGTCCAGCGCGCGCCGGCCGAACAGCCCGTTGGGGCGGATGGCCAGGACGAGGATGATGAGGAGGAAGACCGCGATCTCGCGCCACTGGGCCTGCCAGAGCGCCACGCCGGATTCCATCAGGCCGAGGGCGAAGCCGCCGAAGATGCAGCCGCGCGGGTTGTCCAGCCCCCCGAGGATGGCGCCGGAAAAGGCCTTGAGCGCGATGCCGACGCCCATGAAGAGGGAGGCGGAGGCGATCGGCGCCACCAGCACCCCGCCGATGCCGGCGAGCGCGGAGGAGAGAGCGAAGGCGCCGAGCATGACCGCCGTGACGTTGATGCCCATCAGCGCCGCCACGTTGGGGTCGTGCGCCACGGCCCGCATCGCCTTGCCCAGCCGCGTGCGGCGCATGACGAGGTCGAAGCCGAGCATCAGCAGCACGGCCACCGTCAGCACCGCAAGCTCCTGCGGCCGCACACCGGCGCCGCCCAGGCGGATCACGTCGTCGCCGAAGGGGGAAGGCATGTTCACCGGCGCCGGCCCCCAGACGGCGAGGCCGAGGGACTGCAAGATGATGCCGAAGCCGATCGTGCTCATCACCCAGGACATGCCGGGCTTCCCCGCGAAGGGCCGGACCGCCGCCAGGAACAGCAGGAGGCCCAGCGCGCCGAGGGCGGCGCCCACGGCCACCGCCGCCACGGGATAGCGGAGGCCGGCGGAGGCGGCCGGCGCCAGCGCGGCGAAGCTGCCGCCCTCGCCCGAGGAGAGGGCGTAGAGCACGGTGACGCCGAGGAAGGCGCCCACGCCGATGAACTCGCCCTGGGCGAAGTTCAGCGTGCGGGTGGTAGTGAAGGTGATGCTGAAGCTGAGCGCGATCAGGGCGTAGACGCCGCCGATCGCCAGCCCGCTCACCAGGGCCTGCAGCACGGTTGCCAGCACGGGCGGTCCTCCTGGCGGGTGGGTCCGATCCGCGCGGGCAGCTGGCCGGAGCGGTGGATCGGATCCCTGGAAAGGTGGTCCGGCCCCGCGGCGCGCGGGGCCGGCTGGCCGGTCAGCCCTTGAA
This genomic window from Pararoseomonas sp. SCSIO 73927 contains:
- a CDS encoding branched-chain amino acid ABC transporter permease, with the translated sequence MLATVLQALVSGLAIGGVYALIALSFSITFTTTRTLNFAQGEFIGVGAFLGVTVLYALSSGEGGSFAALAPAASAGLRYPVAAVAVGAALGALGLLLFLAAVRPFAGKPGMSWVMSTIGFGIILQSLGLAVWGPAPVNMPSPFGDDVIRLGGAGVRPQELAVLTVAVLLMLGFDLVMRRTRLGKAMRAVAHDPNVAALMGINVTAVMLGAFALSSALAGIGGVLVAPIASASLFMGVGIALKAFSGAILGGLDNPRGCIFGGFALGLMESGVALWQAQWREIAVFLLIILVLAIRPNGLFGRRALDKV